A single Macrobrachium nipponense isolate FS-2020 chromosome 5, ASM1510439v2, whole genome shotgun sequence DNA region contains:
- the LOC135215626 gene encoding cytosolic phospholipase A2-like isoform X3 has product MEALYTWRRNARALSGFDPFQVFEVEHEACLDFEVTIKSGESITKGSMINDLLDTPDPYVVLRIPGCSNSSKRTSHIDNCVSPMWDETFHFFLDPCKEHTLKVTLMDANYTLDETLGEDTFCVNELTNGVPKDHTFVFPGGSKVHAQLKLDKNKVPDLRFSLALCREEKEYLLTRRKKVLAALQSLLGDRAPDTEKQVPILGILGSGGGFRAMTCLSGAVKALQESHILDCATYIAGLSGSSWYISTLYAHDIFPRVTHTQIQAELRESVTKGWKMKLLNAPKYIASMAAKYKKGQPVSFTDFFGHLLGDVLLKGAKHKKLTDMQKFLVQGIVPMPLFTCLHAKRNVSCRSFSEWVEFSPYEIGIAKYGTFMKTQDFGNKFIVGKKIKHFDELPLHFLQGVWGSAFTILFKRLVMEGGKKDIVQIMRDAQKEKESDIRDRLNDEHASEEESDSEDEEDVVGEDDVSEEDLNGDFRTPCAVEPGRGGGNVFFPKEDAIPEGRLVSNRKFSAIEEGQSLDANFSLFPKEDFSKSVDSLSLDDSKKDEDKKLLLKGLSFDSHKKKLLEDSRRKISTESDPGVKTEFQLSQRGRLERKGAIKGSRKMAATDEKNSQGSNNDSKNRYWANRRSTLRKNKVVKKGLWDGLKESIMTGANILNSRAGRAGEVLNPFRGLSLRHSFPISPFTESLEEEELPDELDIGKGCRYEALDNKAKKLFIVDSGLAFNSPYPLLLRPQRAVDIYLSFDFSQRPEDKHHPFKELLLAESWAVQNKVPFPPIKKMVEQYKNEELRECYIFKHPSDYFCPIILHFPLVNKLFRTFKKPGVPRETDEEKKFADFPIFDDPNNPFSSMNFVYEPLQFDRLTQLVEFNTLLCIETIKDELAEIITRKRQYAQKPMSISDVVNTVKRVNSIHRFSSNNTLKLKLSEENEFQLKNFIKEERTKWEQQFSVDSSEEGEFFDAEEDVEDKVDDS; this is encoded by the exons GTGGAGCACGAGGCTTGCTTGGATTTCGAGGTCACCATCAAAAGTGGAGAGTCTATAACGAAAGGCAGCATGATCAATGACTTGC tgGACACACCTGACCCCTACGTAGTCTTACGCATCCCAGGATGCTCAAATTCGTCCAAAAGAACCAGCCATATTGACAACTGCGTTAGTCCCATGTGGGATGAAACGTTCCATTTCTTCTTGGATCCATGCAAGGAACACACTCTCa AGGTGACCCTTATGGATGCCAACTACACCCTCGATGAAACCTTAGGTGAAGATACGTTTTGCGTCAATGAGCTCACCAACGGCGTCCCAAAAGATCACACCTTCGTCTTCCCCGGAGGATCCAAAGTTCATGCCCAGTTGAAACTGGATAAGAA CAAAGTACCGGACCTGCGGTTCTCCTTAGCCTTGTGCAGAGAGGAGAAAGAGTACCTCCTGACTCGTCGAAAGAAGGTCTTGGCTGCACTGCAGTCGCTCTTGGGCGACAGGGCACCCGACACAGAAAAGCAG GTCCCAATCCTGGGGATACTCGGGTCAGGTGGAGGATTCAGGGCTATGACCTGCCTCTCTGGGGCCGTCAAAGCCTTGCAAGAGAGTCATATCCTGGACTGTGCCACTTACATCGCTGGATTATCAGGATCATCTTG GTACATTTCGACCTTGTATGCCCACGACATATTTCCCAGGGTAACCCACACCCAAATCCAGGCCGAGCTGCGAGAGTCGGTGACGAAGGGCTGGAAGATGAAACTCTTGAATGCCCCTAAATACATCGCCAGCATGGCTGCCAAGTACAAGAAGGGCCAGCCTGTTTCTTTCACCGATTTCTTCGGTCACCTCCTCGGGGATGTCTTGCTGAAGGGG GCTAAACACAAGAAGCTAACTGACATGCAGAAGTTCTTGGTGCAAGGTATTGTTCCCATGCCCCTCTTCACCTGCCTCCATGCCAAGCGGAATGTGTCGTGCAGGTCATTCTCG GAATGGGTTGAATTCTCCCCGTATGAGATTGGAATTGCGAAGTACGGAACTTTTATGAAGACTCAGGATTTCGGGAACAAGTTCATCGTTGGCAAGAAGATCAAGCACTTTGATGAGCTCCCGCTCCATTTCTTgcaag GAGTCTGGGGAAGCGCATTTACGATACTGTTCAAAAGGCTCGTCATGGAAGGCGGCAAGAAGGACATTGTACAGATCATGCGAGATGCCCAAAAAGAGAAGGAATCTGACATTCGCG ACCGGTTAAATGACGAACATGCCTCGGAAGAAGAATCTGATTCTGAGGACGAAGAGGACGTTGTGGGAGAAGACGATGTCAGTGAAGAAGACCTGAATGGAGATTTCCGTACACCTTGCGCTGTCGAACCCGGACGGGGAGGAGGCAATGTTTTCTTCCCTAAGGAAGATGCTATCCCAGAGGGCAGGTTAGTCTCCAATAGGAAGTTCTCCGCTATTGAAGAAGGCCAATCGCTTGACGCTAACTTTTCGCTGTTCCCAAAGGAGGACTTCTCGAAGTCTGTGGACAGCTTAAGCTTAGATGACTCGAAAAAAGATGAAGACAAAAAGTTACTCCTGAAGGGTCTGAGCTTTGACAGCCACAAGAAGAAGCTCTTGGAAGACAGCCGCCGCAAGATAAGTACCGAAAGTGACCCCGGTGTCAAGACGGAATTCCAGCTCTCCCAGCGCGGCAGGCTGGAACGTAAAGGAGCAATTAAAGGTTCACGAAAGATGGCAGCAACAGACGAAAAGAATTCCCAAGGAAGCAATAACGATTCAAAGAATCGTTATTGGGCGAACAGGAG GAGTACTTTGAGAAAAAACAAAGTGGTGAAAAAGGGTTTATGGGATGGCCTGAAGGAGAGCATCATGACTGGGGCAAACATCCTGAATTCCCGGGCAGGAAGAGCAGGGGAAGTCCTGAACCCATTCAGAGGTTTATCCTTGAGACACTCGTTCCCCATTTCCCCATTCACCGAAAGTCTAGAGGAAGAAGAGCTCCCCGATGAAT TGGACATTGGAAAAGGTTGCCGGTATGAGGCCTTAGACAACAAGGCAAAGAAGTTGTTCATTGTTGATTCTGGGCTAGCCTTCAACTCTCCTTACCCTCTTCTCCTGCGGCCACAGAGAGCAGTCGACATCTATTTGTCCTTTGATTTCTCCCAGAGACCTGAAGATAAACATCACCCTTTCAAGGAACTACTCCTGGCAGAGAGTTGGGCAGTTCAGAACAAAGTGCCTTTCCCTCCCATTAAGAAaatg GTTGAACAGTACAAAAATGAAGAACTAAGAGAATGTTACATCTTCAAGCACCCTAGTGACTACTTCTGTCCTATTATTCTACATTTCCCACTCGTCAACAAACTTTTCAGAACGTTTAAGAAACCTG GTGTTCCAAGAGAAACAGATGAGGAGAAGAAGTTCGCAGATTTCCCCATCTTCGATGACCCCAACAATCCATTTTCATCCATGAACTTTGTATATGAGCCACTTCAGTTCGACCGCCTCACACAGCTCGTAGAATTCAATACTCTGCTGTGCATAGAAACTATAAAAGATGAGTTGGCGGAGATCATTACCAGGAAAAGACAGTATGCCCAGAAACCTATGAGCATCAGTGATGTGGTTAACACTGTAAAGCGAGTGAACAGCATACACAGGTTCAGTTCCAACAACACTCTGAAGCTGAAGCTTTCTGAGGAAAATGAGTTTCAGTTGAAGAATTTCATCAAAGAGGAGCGGACGAAGTGGGAGCAACAGTTTAGCGTAGACAGCTCAGAAGAAGGTGAGTTCTTCGATGCCGAGGAGGACGTAGAAGACAAAGTGGATGACTCCTGA
- the LOC135215626 gene encoding cytosolic phospholipase A2-like isoform X4, whose amino-acid sequence MINDLLDTPDPYVVLRIPGCSNSSKRTSHIDNCVSPMWDETFHFFLDPCKEHTLKVTLMDANYTLDETLGEDTFCVNELTNGVPKDHTFVFPGGSKVHAQLKLDKNKVPDLRFSLALCREEKEYLLTRRKKVLAALQSLLGDRAPDTEKQVPILGILGSGGGFRAMTCLSGAVKALQESHILDCATYIAGLSGSSWYISTLYAHDIFPRVTHTQIQAELRESVTKGWKMKLLNAPKYIASMAAKYKKGQPVSFTDFFGHLLGDVLLKGAKHKKLTDMQKFLVQGIVPMPLFTCLHAKRNVSCRSFSEWVEFSPYEIGIAKYGTFMKTQDFGNKFIVGKKIKHFDELPLHFLQGVWGSAFTILFKRLVMEGGKKDIVQIMRDAQKEKESDIRDRLNDEHASEEESDSEDEEDVVGEDDVSEEDLNGDFRTPCAVEPGRGGGNVFFPKEDAIPEGRLVSNRKFSAIEEGQSLDANFSLFPKEDFSKSVDSLSLDDSKKDEDKKLLLKGLSFDSHKKKLLEDSRRKISTESDPGVKTEFQLSQRGRLERKGAIKGSRKMAATDEKNSQGSNNDSKNRYWANRRSTLRKNKVVKKGLWDGLKESIMTGANILNSRAGRAGEVLNPFRGLSLRHSFPISPFTESLEEEELPDELDIGKGCRYEALDNKAKKLFIVDSGLAFNSPYPLLLRPQRAVDIYLSFDFSQRPEDKHHPFKELLLAESWAVQNKVPFPPIKKMVEQYKNEELRECYIFKHPSDYFCPIILHFPLVNKLFRTFKKPGVPRETDEEKKFADFPIFDDPNNPFSSMNFVYEPLQFDRLTQLVEFNTLLCIETIKDELAEIITRKRQYAQKPMSISDVVNTVKRVNSIHRFSSNNTLKLKLSEENEFQLKNFIKEERTKWEQQFSVDSSEEGEFFDAEEDVEDKVDDS is encoded by the exons ATGATCAATGACTTGC tgGACACACCTGACCCCTACGTAGTCTTACGCATCCCAGGATGCTCAAATTCGTCCAAAAGAACCAGCCATATTGACAACTGCGTTAGTCCCATGTGGGATGAAACGTTCCATTTCTTCTTGGATCCATGCAAGGAACACACTCTCa AGGTGACCCTTATGGATGCCAACTACACCCTCGATGAAACCTTAGGTGAAGATACGTTTTGCGTCAATGAGCTCACCAACGGCGTCCCAAAAGATCACACCTTCGTCTTCCCCGGAGGATCCAAAGTTCATGCCCAGTTGAAACTGGATAAGAA CAAAGTACCGGACCTGCGGTTCTCCTTAGCCTTGTGCAGAGAGGAGAAAGAGTACCTCCTGACTCGTCGAAAGAAGGTCTTGGCTGCACTGCAGTCGCTCTTGGGCGACAGGGCACCCGACACAGAAAAGCAG GTCCCAATCCTGGGGATACTCGGGTCAGGTGGAGGATTCAGGGCTATGACCTGCCTCTCTGGGGCCGTCAAAGCCTTGCAAGAGAGTCATATCCTGGACTGTGCCACTTACATCGCTGGATTATCAGGATCATCTTG GTACATTTCGACCTTGTATGCCCACGACATATTTCCCAGGGTAACCCACACCCAAATCCAGGCCGAGCTGCGAGAGTCGGTGACGAAGGGCTGGAAGATGAAACTCTTGAATGCCCCTAAATACATCGCCAGCATGGCTGCCAAGTACAAGAAGGGCCAGCCTGTTTCTTTCACCGATTTCTTCGGTCACCTCCTCGGGGATGTCTTGCTGAAGGGG GCTAAACACAAGAAGCTAACTGACATGCAGAAGTTCTTGGTGCAAGGTATTGTTCCCATGCCCCTCTTCACCTGCCTCCATGCCAAGCGGAATGTGTCGTGCAGGTCATTCTCG GAATGGGTTGAATTCTCCCCGTATGAGATTGGAATTGCGAAGTACGGAACTTTTATGAAGACTCAGGATTTCGGGAACAAGTTCATCGTTGGCAAGAAGATCAAGCACTTTGATGAGCTCCCGCTCCATTTCTTgcaag GAGTCTGGGGAAGCGCATTTACGATACTGTTCAAAAGGCTCGTCATGGAAGGCGGCAAGAAGGACATTGTACAGATCATGCGAGATGCCCAAAAAGAGAAGGAATCTGACATTCGCG ACCGGTTAAATGACGAACATGCCTCGGAAGAAGAATCTGATTCTGAGGACGAAGAGGACGTTGTGGGAGAAGACGATGTCAGTGAAGAAGACCTGAATGGAGATTTCCGTACACCTTGCGCTGTCGAACCCGGACGGGGAGGAGGCAATGTTTTCTTCCCTAAGGAAGATGCTATCCCAGAGGGCAGGTTAGTCTCCAATAGGAAGTTCTCCGCTATTGAAGAAGGCCAATCGCTTGACGCTAACTTTTCGCTGTTCCCAAAGGAGGACTTCTCGAAGTCTGTGGACAGCTTAAGCTTAGATGACTCGAAAAAAGATGAAGACAAAAAGTTACTCCTGAAGGGTCTGAGCTTTGACAGCCACAAGAAGAAGCTCTTGGAAGACAGCCGCCGCAAGATAAGTACCGAAAGTGACCCCGGTGTCAAGACGGAATTCCAGCTCTCCCAGCGCGGCAGGCTGGAACGTAAAGGAGCAATTAAAGGTTCACGAAAGATGGCAGCAACAGACGAAAAGAATTCCCAAGGAAGCAATAACGATTCAAAGAATCGTTATTGGGCGAACAGGAG GAGTACTTTGAGAAAAAACAAAGTGGTGAAAAAGGGTTTATGGGATGGCCTGAAGGAGAGCATCATGACTGGGGCAAACATCCTGAATTCCCGGGCAGGAAGAGCAGGGGAAGTCCTGAACCCATTCAGAGGTTTATCCTTGAGACACTCGTTCCCCATTTCCCCATTCACCGAAAGTCTAGAGGAAGAAGAGCTCCCCGATGAAT TGGACATTGGAAAAGGTTGCCGGTATGAGGCCTTAGACAACAAGGCAAAGAAGTTGTTCATTGTTGATTCTGGGCTAGCCTTCAACTCTCCTTACCCTCTTCTCCTGCGGCCACAGAGAGCAGTCGACATCTATTTGTCCTTTGATTTCTCCCAGAGACCTGAAGATAAACATCACCCTTTCAAGGAACTACTCCTGGCAGAGAGTTGGGCAGTTCAGAACAAAGTGCCTTTCCCTCCCATTAAGAAaatg GTTGAACAGTACAAAAATGAAGAACTAAGAGAATGTTACATCTTCAAGCACCCTAGTGACTACTTCTGTCCTATTATTCTACATTTCCCACTCGTCAACAAACTTTTCAGAACGTTTAAGAAACCTG GTGTTCCAAGAGAAACAGATGAGGAGAAGAAGTTCGCAGATTTCCCCATCTTCGATGACCCCAACAATCCATTTTCATCCATGAACTTTGTATATGAGCCACTTCAGTTCGACCGCCTCACACAGCTCGTAGAATTCAATACTCTGCTGTGCATAGAAACTATAAAAGATGAGTTGGCGGAGATCATTACCAGGAAAAGACAGTATGCCCAGAAACCTATGAGCATCAGTGATGTGGTTAACACTGTAAAGCGAGTGAACAGCATACACAGGTTCAGTTCCAACAACACTCTGAAGCTGAAGCTTTCTGAGGAAAATGAGTTTCAGTTGAAGAATTTCATCAAAGAGGAGCGGACGAAGTGGGAGCAACAGTTTAGCGTAGACAGCTCAGAAGAAGGTGAGTTCTTCGATGCCGAGGAGGACGTAGAAGACAAAGTGGATGACTCCTGA
- the LOC135215626 gene encoding cytosolic phospholipase A2-like isoform X2, which produces MVFNEGGQENLSDIMNSRGKSKPANLHLKFHAPDILRRRSTSTMWDAAFDPFQVFEVEHEACLDFEVTIKSGESITKGSMINDLLDTPDPYVVLRIPGCSNSSKRTSHIDNCVSPMWDETFHFFLDPCKEHTLKVTLMDANYTLDETLGEDTFCVNELTNGVPKDHTFVFPGGSKVHAQLKLDKNKVPDLRFSLALCREEKEYLLTRRKKVLAALQSLLGDRAPDTEKQVPILGILGSGGGFRAMTCLSGAVKALQESHILDCATYIAGLSGSSWYISTLYAHDIFPRVTHTQIQAELRESVTKGWKMKLLNAPKYIASMAAKYKKGQPVSFTDFFGHLLGDVLLKGAKHKKLTDMQKFLVQGIVPMPLFTCLHAKRNVSCRSFSEWVEFSPYEIGIAKYGTFMKTQDFGNKFIVGKKIKHFDELPLHFLQGVWGSAFTILFKRLVMEGGKKDIVQIMRDAQKEKESDIRDRLNDEHASEEESDSEDEEDVVGEDDVSEEDLNGDFRTPCAVEPGRGGGNVFFPKEDAIPEGRLVSNRKFSAIEEGQSLDANFSLFPKEDFSKSVDSLSLDDSKKDEDKKLLLKGLSFDSHKKKLLEDSRRKISTESDPGVKTEFQLSQRGRLERKGAIKGSRKMAATDEKNSQGSNNDSKNRYWANRRSTLRKNKVVKKGLWDGLKESIMTGANILNSRAGRAGEVLNPFRGLSLRHSFPISPFTESLEEEELPDELDIGKGCRYEALDNKAKKLFIVDSGLAFNSPYPLLLRPQRAVDIYLSFDFSQRPEDKHHPFKELLLAESWAVQNKVPFPPIKKMVEQYKNEELRECYIFKHPSDYFCPIILHFPLVNKLFRTFKKPGVPRETDEEKKFADFPIFDDPNNPFSSMNFVYEPLQFDRLTQLVEFNTLLCIETIKDELAEIITRKRQYAQKPMSISDVVNTVKRVNSIHRFSSNNTLKLKLSEENEFQLKNFIKEERTKWEQQFSVDSSEEGEFFDAEEDVEDKVDDS; this is translated from the exons GTGGAGCACGAGGCTTGCTTGGATTTCGAGGTCACCATCAAAAGTGGAGAGTCTATAACGAAAGGCAGCATGATCAATGACTTGC tgGACACACCTGACCCCTACGTAGTCTTACGCATCCCAGGATGCTCAAATTCGTCCAAAAGAACCAGCCATATTGACAACTGCGTTAGTCCCATGTGGGATGAAACGTTCCATTTCTTCTTGGATCCATGCAAGGAACACACTCTCa AGGTGACCCTTATGGATGCCAACTACACCCTCGATGAAACCTTAGGTGAAGATACGTTTTGCGTCAATGAGCTCACCAACGGCGTCCCAAAAGATCACACCTTCGTCTTCCCCGGAGGATCCAAAGTTCATGCCCAGTTGAAACTGGATAAGAA CAAAGTACCGGACCTGCGGTTCTCCTTAGCCTTGTGCAGAGAGGAGAAAGAGTACCTCCTGACTCGTCGAAAGAAGGTCTTGGCTGCACTGCAGTCGCTCTTGGGCGACAGGGCACCCGACACAGAAAAGCAG GTCCCAATCCTGGGGATACTCGGGTCAGGTGGAGGATTCAGGGCTATGACCTGCCTCTCTGGGGCCGTCAAAGCCTTGCAAGAGAGTCATATCCTGGACTGTGCCACTTACATCGCTGGATTATCAGGATCATCTTG GTACATTTCGACCTTGTATGCCCACGACATATTTCCCAGGGTAACCCACACCCAAATCCAGGCCGAGCTGCGAGAGTCGGTGACGAAGGGCTGGAAGATGAAACTCTTGAATGCCCCTAAATACATCGCCAGCATGGCTGCCAAGTACAAGAAGGGCCAGCCTGTTTCTTTCACCGATTTCTTCGGTCACCTCCTCGGGGATGTCTTGCTGAAGGGG GCTAAACACAAGAAGCTAACTGACATGCAGAAGTTCTTGGTGCAAGGTATTGTTCCCATGCCCCTCTTCACCTGCCTCCATGCCAAGCGGAATGTGTCGTGCAGGTCATTCTCG GAATGGGTTGAATTCTCCCCGTATGAGATTGGAATTGCGAAGTACGGAACTTTTATGAAGACTCAGGATTTCGGGAACAAGTTCATCGTTGGCAAGAAGATCAAGCACTTTGATGAGCTCCCGCTCCATTTCTTgcaag GAGTCTGGGGAAGCGCATTTACGATACTGTTCAAAAGGCTCGTCATGGAAGGCGGCAAGAAGGACATTGTACAGATCATGCGAGATGCCCAAAAAGAGAAGGAATCTGACATTCGCG ACCGGTTAAATGACGAACATGCCTCGGAAGAAGAATCTGATTCTGAGGACGAAGAGGACGTTGTGGGAGAAGACGATGTCAGTGAAGAAGACCTGAATGGAGATTTCCGTACACCTTGCGCTGTCGAACCCGGACGGGGAGGAGGCAATGTTTTCTTCCCTAAGGAAGATGCTATCCCAGAGGGCAGGTTAGTCTCCAATAGGAAGTTCTCCGCTATTGAAGAAGGCCAATCGCTTGACGCTAACTTTTCGCTGTTCCCAAAGGAGGACTTCTCGAAGTCTGTGGACAGCTTAAGCTTAGATGACTCGAAAAAAGATGAAGACAAAAAGTTACTCCTGAAGGGTCTGAGCTTTGACAGCCACAAGAAGAAGCTCTTGGAAGACAGCCGCCGCAAGATAAGTACCGAAAGTGACCCCGGTGTCAAGACGGAATTCCAGCTCTCCCAGCGCGGCAGGCTGGAACGTAAAGGAGCAATTAAAGGTTCACGAAAGATGGCAGCAACAGACGAAAAGAATTCCCAAGGAAGCAATAACGATTCAAAGAATCGTTATTGGGCGAACAGGAG GAGTACTTTGAGAAAAAACAAAGTGGTGAAAAAGGGTTTATGGGATGGCCTGAAGGAGAGCATCATGACTGGGGCAAACATCCTGAATTCCCGGGCAGGAAGAGCAGGGGAAGTCCTGAACCCATTCAGAGGTTTATCCTTGAGACACTCGTTCCCCATTTCCCCATTCACCGAAAGTCTAGAGGAAGAAGAGCTCCCCGATGAAT TGGACATTGGAAAAGGTTGCCGGTATGAGGCCTTAGACAACAAGGCAAAGAAGTTGTTCATTGTTGATTCTGGGCTAGCCTTCAACTCTCCTTACCCTCTTCTCCTGCGGCCACAGAGAGCAGTCGACATCTATTTGTCCTTTGATTTCTCCCAGAGACCTGAAGATAAACATCACCCTTTCAAGGAACTACTCCTGGCAGAGAGTTGGGCAGTTCAGAACAAAGTGCCTTTCCCTCCCATTAAGAAaatg GTTGAACAGTACAAAAATGAAGAACTAAGAGAATGTTACATCTTCAAGCACCCTAGTGACTACTTCTGTCCTATTATTCTACATTTCCCACTCGTCAACAAACTTTTCAGAACGTTTAAGAAACCTG GTGTTCCAAGAGAAACAGATGAGGAGAAGAAGTTCGCAGATTTCCCCATCTTCGATGACCCCAACAATCCATTTTCATCCATGAACTTTGTATATGAGCCACTTCAGTTCGACCGCCTCACACAGCTCGTAGAATTCAATACTCTGCTGTGCATAGAAACTATAAAAGATGAGTTGGCGGAGATCATTACCAGGAAAAGACAGTATGCCCAGAAACCTATGAGCATCAGTGATGTGGTTAACACTGTAAAGCGAGTGAACAGCATACACAGGTTCAGTTCCAACAACACTCTGAAGCTGAAGCTTTCTGAGGAAAATGAGTTTCAGTTGAAGAATTTCATCAAAGAGGAGCGGACGAAGTGGGAGCAACAGTTTAGCGTAGACAGCTCAGAAGAAGGTGAGTTCTTCGATGCCGAGGAGGACGTAGAAGACAAAGTGGATGACTCCTGA